From Theileria annulata chromosome 1, complete sequence, *** SEQUENCING IN PROGRESS ***, one genomic window encodes:
- a CDS encoding uncharacterized protein (Contains putative signal peptide;~1 probable transmembrane helix predicted for TA19870 by TMHMM2.0 at aa 7-29), with the protein MYIIYSYYSPLAFFLVNLFFCKCLHLNNIFGHSNKFKDRNFNLLFLNRTKDLSQICNVIEFQKCTLPSEQKKLVSGLNLFDNDPENIDDAVTRILYGLNDPQEIGRTYINSEGKIINKKKHLYSIGELCHVDDFFEGKFRVEWTVRGVKEKLQYRYRDSHTLPLTTSRFSLAGIKGFVLRLWLDGHKGSKKGFVIFKLIYFRHIAMSLVQQEHWSTLDSPICLFAGKIVKGPFFYRSPEYIQTFQCSKSFCPLEDVVENNTIKLGVMIAKRENNSRSS; encoded by the exons ATGTATATTATCTATTCATATTACTCACCTTTAGCATTTTTCCTAGTAAACTTGTTTTTTTGTAAATGCcttcatttaaataatatcttCGGCCattcaaataaatttaaagatcGAAATTTTAATCTTCTTTTCTTAAATCGCACAAAAGATTTATCTCAAATTTGTAATGTAATCGAATTTCAAAAGTGTACACTGCCTTCTGAACAAAAAAAACTAGTTTCAGGACTTAATTTGTTTGATAATGATCCAGAAAACATTGATGATGCAGTGACTAGGATTTTATATGGCCTGAATGACCCACAAGAGATTGGCAGGACCTATATAAACTCTGAAGGtaagataataaataagaaaaaGCATCTTTACTCAATCGGAGAGTTGTGTCATGTCGATGACTTCTTTGAGGGCAAATTTCGAGTAGAATGGACGGTTCGTGGTGTTAAAGAG AAACTACAATACCGATATAGAGATTCTCACACACTACCGCTCACAACTAGCAGATTTAGTTTAGCTGGAATAAAGGGGTTTGTCCTTAGACTGTGGCTAGATGGTCATAAAGGGTCCAAAAAAGGGTTtgtcattttcaaattaatttattttaggCACATAGCCATGAGCCTGGTCCAACAGGAGCACTGGTCCACTTTGGACTCTCcaatttgtttatttgcTGGGAAAATAGTCAAAGGACCTTTTTTCTATAGATCCCCTGAATACATCCAG ACCTTTCAGTGTTCGAAATCTTTCTGCCCACTTGAGGACGTTGTTGAAAACAACACAATCAAGTTGGGGGTAATGATCGCAAAGCGTGAGAATAACTCTAGGTCttcttaa